One Lactobacillus sp. ESL0785 DNA window includes the following coding sequences:
- a CDS encoding oligopeptide ABC transporter substrate-binding protein has translation MRLKQKLLLSTGLLAAASLTLTGCGKNNANTNQKVNKKFPEETPVKTAQQGGTLKVAEETDTPFTGIFADELKTTVVDEDVASPGEENLFDTDNHYKINDHGPATLRLNRKAKTATIAIKKGVRWSDGQQVVAKDMEYAYEILANKATQSQNYTSSYENILGMKEYHEGKTKTITGLEMPDGENGRRLVIHFKELKPGMLYSGNGFIWEKAEPYHYLKDVPFAKLQSSDKIRKSPMYFGAFKLKKLVRGQSVTWVPNKYYWRGKPKLNKIVISVVSTNSASQAIKSKVFDVTKVINSQWEQVKNTKGVDFVAKVPLSYYLVGFRVGKWDAQKGKNVMDPNAKMNNKALRQAIGYAMNTSAVYQRYTHGLSFHVPTLIPAQFGDYFDKNAKGYSYNLKKANELLDKAGYKKKGKWRVQPNGKPLTIHYMARQGDPTQNPIQQNYLQQWHKIGLNVKFLGGRLTEFNSYVNNLQNDSHAFDMFELGWSLDSEPSPSSLYSENAPMNYTRFVTKKNTDLLNAIDSEKAFNHKYRVQKFHEWQEYMNDEAYAIPEYNSYSVYAVNNKLTGYSLKPADNTSGHQLWYQVGFVK, from the coding sequence ATGAGGTTGAAACAAAAATTATTGCTATCGACTGGTTTATTGGCTGCAGCGTCGCTGACATTAACTGGTTGTGGCAAAAATAATGCTAATACTAATCAGAAGGTAAATAAAAAATTCCCTGAAGAAACACCGGTTAAAACAGCTCAACAAGGAGGAACATTAAAGGTTGCTGAAGAAACAGATACACCATTTACTGGTATCTTTGCTGATGAATTAAAAACGACCGTTGTCGATGAGGACGTTGCAAGTCCAGGTGAAGAAAACCTTTTTGATACTGATAATCACTATAAGATTAATGATCATGGGCCAGCAACTTTAAGATTAAATAGAAAAGCTAAAACTGCTACAATTGCTATCAAAAAGGGAGTTCGCTGGTCCGATGGTCAGCAAGTTGTGGCTAAAGATATGGAGTATGCCTATGAGATTTTAGCTAATAAAGCAACACAATCGCAAAATTATACTAGTTCTTATGAAAACATTTTGGGCATGAAAGAATATCATGAGGGTAAAACTAAGACCATTACAGGTTTGGAAATGCCTGACGGTGAGAATGGCCGCCGACTTGTAATTCATTTTAAAGAATTAAAGCCGGGAATGCTTTATTCAGGAAATGGTTTTATCTGGGAAAAGGCGGAGCCATATCATTATTTAAAAGATGTGCCTTTTGCCAAACTGCAGTCATCTGATAAAATTCGGAAAAGCCCAATGTATTTCGGTGCTTTTAAGTTGAAAAAGTTGGTTCGCGGGCAATCAGTAACGTGGGTACCTAATAAGTACTATTGGCGCGGCAAGCCAAAATTGAATAAGATTGTAATTTCCGTTGTTTCTACTAATTCCGCATCGCAAGCAATTAAAAGTAAGGTGTTCGACGTTACTAAAGTAATTAATTCGCAATGGGAACAGGTCAAGAATACTAAGGGAGTTGACTTCGTTGCTAAGGTGCCATTGAGTTACTACCTTGTCGGCTTTCGGGTTGGTAAATGGGATGCTCAAAAAGGCAAAAATGTCATGGATCCTAATGCGAAGATGAATAACAAGGCTTTGCGCCAAGCAATTGGCTACGCAATGAATACCTCGGCTGTTTATCAGCGTTATACACACGGCTTAAGCTTCCATGTACCAACCTTAATTCCGGCCCAGTTTGGTGATTATTTTGATAAGAATGCTAAAGGATATTCTTATAATCTGAAAAAGGCCAACGAATTATTAGATAAAGCTGGTTATAAGAAAAAGGGCAAGTGGCGGGTACAGCCGAATGGGAAACCATTGACAATTCACTATATGGCACGTCAGGGAGATCCAACACAAAATCCAATTCAACAAAATTACTTGCAGCAGTGGCATAAAATTGGCTTGAATGTAAAATTTCTCGGTGGGCGGTTAACCGAATTTAATTCTTATGTGAATAATTTGCAAAATGATAGTCACGCATTTGATATGTTTGAACTAGGCTGGAGCTTGGACAGTGAGCCATCTCCAAGTAGTCTATATTCAGAAAATGCACCGATGAATTATACGCGGTTTGTCACTAAGAAGAATACAGACTTGTTAAATGCAATTGATTCTGAAAAAGCATTTAACCATAAATATCGGGTACAAAAATTCCACGAATGGCAAGAGTACATGAATGATGAAGCTTATGCAATTCCTGAGTATAATTCGTATTCGGTTTATGCAGTTAACAATAAGTTAACTGGTTATAGTCTTAAGCCAGCAGATAATACCAGTGGTCACCAATTGTGGTATCAAGTTGGTTTTGTTAAGTAA
- a CDS encoding NADPH-dependent oxidoreductase, producing MIHNTTIDSQINHRSIRKFKDQELSADQLQTLYTVFQHTATSMFMQNTSLLHITDEAKKAKIRELCNQNYVGAEGDLFIFVVDLYRNQQIRQQLGKDDGRLHMTDLFMQGMDDTLLAWQNVANAVESMGLGYVPLGTINDHPLAMLETLALPELTFPALGMQVGVPDQEPQLKPRLPQKFTVFEDKYRRDFKVSDLDDYDQIVTQYYDLRDSNRRIDSFTKQITGAKLDKHSIDRDELPELLHKQGLCLDWK from the coding sequence ATGATTCATAATACAACAATTGATAGTCAAATTAATCACCGTTCGATCCGTAAGTTTAAAGATCAAGAATTAAGTGCTGACCAGTTACAAACTTTATATACAGTTTTTCAACACACGGCAACGAGCATGTTCATGCAGAATACATCTTTACTGCATATTACTGATGAAGCTAAAAAGGCTAAAATTAGAGAATTATGCAACCAAAATTATGTTGGTGCAGAAGGCGATTTGTTTATTTTTGTAGTAGATTTATACCGTAACCAACAGATTCGTCAGCAATTAGGTAAGGATGACGGCCGGCTGCACATGACGGATTTGTTCATGCAGGGAATGGATGATACATTATTGGCCTGGCAAAATGTAGCCAACGCTGTGGAAAGCATGGGCTTGGGCTATGTGCCATTAGGAACAATTAATGATCATCCACTAGCAATGCTGGAAACTTTAGCTTTACCAGAATTGACGTTCCCAGCTCTTGGGATGCAAGTTGGTGTGCCTGATCAAGAGCCACAATTAAAGCCGCGCCTGCCACAAAAATTTACAGTCTTTGAAGATAAATATCGGCGTGACTTTAAGGTTAGTGACTTAGATGATTATGATCAAATTGTGACCCAGTATTATGATTTGCGGGATTCTAATCGCCGTATTGATTCTTTTACTAAACAGATTACGGGAGCTAAATTGGACAAGCATTCAATTGACCGTGATGAACTGCCAGAGTTGCTGCACAAGCAGGGTCTGTGCCTTGATTGGAAATAA
- a CDS encoding GNAT family protein, protein MFVLDEFMINALKIKLVLPELNQASAMLNLIAKDRAELGRWLPWAQSMQKVTDEEEFIKLVRQKTADYTMLELVILVNEQVAGMIDIHNLNSKNQCGEIGYWLGSAFQKQGIMTQAVAHLIKIAFTKMKVHRLNLLADHENNASRAVAQRAGLTHVALLHDEVKYHGEFRDMDLYTIINEA, encoded by the coding sequence ATGTTTGTTTTAGATGAATTTATGATTAATGCTTTAAAAATAAAATTAGTTTTGCCAGAATTAAATCAGGCATCAGCAATGTTAAACTTAATTGCCAAAGATCGCGCTGAATTAGGGCGATGGCTGCCTTGGGCTCAAAGTATGCAAAAGGTTACGGATGAAGAAGAGTTTATTAAGCTAGTGCGACAAAAAACAGCGGATTATACGATGTTAGAATTGGTGATTTTGGTTAATGAACAAGTTGCGGGGATGATTGATATCCACAATCTTAATTCTAAAAATCAATGCGGTGAAATTGGTTATTGGCTAGGCTCAGCATTTCAAAAGCAAGGGATAATGACACAAGCGGTTGCTCACTTAATTAAAATTGCTTTTACTAAAATGAAGGTGCATCGTCTTAATTTGCTGGCTGATCACGAAAATAATGCTAGTCGAGCAGTTGCCCAGCGTGCGGGGTTAACGCATGTAGCACTTTTGCATGATGAAGTTAAGTATCATGGTGAATTTCGAGATATGGATCTGTACACAATTATTAATGAAGCATAA
- the galE gene encoding UDP-glucose 4-epimerase GalE: MRVLVVGGAGYIGSIAVKKLIEHGNDVVVLDALYTGHKKAIDPKAKFYQGDIENKFLVSQILRNEKIDAVMHFAAYSLVPESVKKPLKYYDNNVVGMIALLEAMNDVGVKYLVFSSSAATYGIPKKLPITEDSPLEPINPYGDTKVMMEKIMHWADKADGIKSIALRYFNVAGAASDGSIGEDHDPETHLIPNILRSAISGDGKFTIYGNDYDTKDGTNVRDYVQIEDLIDAHLLALDHLLKTNKSDVFNLGTAHGYSNLEILQAARKVTGIDIPYTMGPRRGGDPDSLIADSTKARTILNWQPQHESAEEVMTSAWKWHQTHPNGYNDK, encoded by the coding sequence ATGCGCGTATTAGTTGTAGGTGGCGCTGGTTATATCGGCTCAATCGCTGTTAAAAAGTTAATCGAACACGGCAATGACGTTGTTGTGCTTGACGCTTTATATACTGGCCACAAAAAAGCCATTGATCCCAAAGCCAAATTTTATCAAGGCGATATTGAAAATAAATTCTTAGTTAGTCAAATCTTGCGTAATGAAAAAATTGATGCCGTAATGCACTTTGCTGCTTACTCATTGGTGCCTGAATCTGTCAAGAAGCCACTTAAATATTACGACAACAACGTTGTTGGTATGATTGCTTTGCTTGAAGCCATGAACGATGTCGGCGTTAAATATCTTGTCTTCTCATCAAGTGCCGCAACCTATGGTATTCCCAAAAAACTCCCGATTACCGAAGATTCACCACTTGAACCAATCAATCCTTACGGTGACACTAAGGTCATGATGGAAAAAATTATGCACTGGGCTGACAAGGCTGATGGTATTAAGTCAATTGCTTTACGTTACTTTAACGTTGCTGGAGCTGCTAGTGACGGTTCAATTGGCGAGGACCATGATCCTGAAACTCACTTAATTCCTAATATTTTAAGAAGCGCTATTTCAGGAGATGGTAAGTTTACTATCTATGGAAATGATTACGATACTAAAGATGGCACTAACGTCCGAGATTATGTTCAAATCGAGGATTTAATTGACGCTCACCTGTTAGCCCTCGATCATTTACTCAAGACTAACAAGTCTGATGTCTTCAACTTAGGAACAGCTCATGGCTATTCCAACCTAGAAATTTTACAAGCAGCACGGAAAGTTACGGGAATTGACATCCCCTACACAATGGGACCAAGACGTGGCGGCGATCCTGATTCACTTATAGCCGACTCAACTAAGGCAAGAACCATTTTGAATTGGCAGCCGCAACACGAAAGCGCTGAAGAAGTAATGACTAGTGCTTGGAAGTGGCACCAAACTCATCCTAATGGTTACAATGATAAATAA